In a single window of the Elaeis guineensis isolate ETL-2024a chromosome 8, EG11, whole genome shotgun sequence genome:
- the LOC140851055 gene encoding gibberellin 20 oxidase 2-like, with product MNSSPTSILLCPPIDIKKDTNTGGVVFDSSLLRKQTKIPREFIWPLSERPSTPKEFNAPVVDLQGFFQGDEASTMRAAELIRTICMTHGFFQVTNHRVDASLAQDAFDCMDEFFRLPLSRKLRAKRKPGSMWGYAGAHSDRFSSKLPWKETLSFGYHEAGPEHTFVDYFTSILGKDFERMGLVYQRYCKAMKDLSLAIMEILAISLGVERSFYREFFKDNSSIMRCNYYPPCQEPELALGTGPHCDPTSLTVLQQDQVGGLEVFADGEWQSVRPIRDALAINIGDTFMVCVLPMPINKLMLIVSLFKGRGLVINSLSLLKRRGLVINIV from the exons ATGAACTCAAGTCCCACCTCCATCCTCCTCTGCCCTCCAATAGACATAAAGAAAGATACCAATACTGGCGGCGTGGTCTTCGACTCCTCTTTGCTGCGAAAACAAACCAAGATTCCGAGGGAGTTCATATGGCCTCTAAGTGAAAGGCCGAGCACTCCAAAAGAATTCAATGCGCCAGTGGTGGACCTCCAGGGTTTCTTTCAAGGCGACGAGGCTTCCACAATGCGAGCAGCCGAGCTCATCAGGACCATCTGCATGACCCACGGTTTCTTCCAAGTCACCAACCACCGCGTCGATGCGTCTCTCGCCCAGGACGCATTTGACTGCATGGATGAATTCTTTAGACTTCCTCTTAGCCGCAAGCTACGGGCGAAGAGGAAGCCAGGGAGCATGTGGGGTTATGCCGGGGCTCACTCCGACCGCTTCTCCTCCAAACTACCTTGgaaggagaccctctcctttgGCTACCATGAGGCTGGTCCTGAACACACGTTTGTGGACTACTTCACATCCATCCTAGGCAAAGATTTTGAGAGAATGGG GTTGGTCTACCAAAGGTATTGCAAGGCAATGAAGGATTTGTCATTAGCCATCATGGAGATCCTGGCAATCAGCTTGGGAGTAGAACGATCATTCTACCGAGAATTCTTCAAGGACAATAGCTCTATAATGAGATGCAACTACTACCCGCCATGCCAAGAGCCGGAGCTCGCACTCGGGACCGGACCGCATTGCGACCCAACCTCGCTAACCGTTCTCCAACAAGACCAGGTTGGGGGGCTGGAGGTGTTCGCTGACGGAGAATGGCAGTCTGTCCGCCCGATACGTGACGCTCTCGCGATCAACATTGGCGACACGTTCATGGTATGCGTGCTGCCCATGCCTATAAACAAACTAATGCTAATCGTGTCACTTTTTAAGGGAAGGGGGTTGGTAATTAATAGTTTATCACTTCTTAAGAGAAGGGGGTTGGTAATTAATATAGTTTAA